From Zingiber officinale cultivar Zhangliang chromosome 5B, Zo_v1.1, whole genome shotgun sequence, the proteins below share one genomic window:
- the LOC121987957 gene encoding ATP-dependent 6-phosphofructokinase 3-like has product MRPKSVIGEAGYVMEDVPHLGDYLLDLPTYSNPLQDNPAYSAVKQYFVNDDDAVVQKVVVHKNDPKGMHFRRAGSRQKVFFESDEVHACIVTCGGLCPGLNTVIREVVCGLYDMYGVRKVLGIVGGYKGFYSSNTINLTPKSVNDIHKKGGTILGTSRGGHDTSKIVNSIEDRGINQVYIIGGDGTQRGAALIYEEIQKRGLKVAVAGIPKTIDNDIAVIDKSFGFDTAVEEAQRAINAAHVEAESVENGIGLVKLMGRYSGFIAMYATLASRDVDCCLIPESSFHLEGKGQLLEFIEKRLKENGHMVIVVAEGAGQELIAESMRSISHKDASGNKLLLDIGLWLSHKIKAHFNKTKASINLKYIDPTYMIRAVPSNASDNVYCTLLAHSAVHGAMAGYTGFTTGPVNGRHAYIPFHRITEMPNKVVITDRIWARLLSSTNQPSFLSSTDVEAKRDEDEPPTTQLLDDGKDRCSTPPPNATP; this is encoded by the exons ATGAGGCCAAAATCAGTCATCGGTGAGGCTGGCTATGTAATGGAGGACGTACCTCATCTCGGTGATTATTTACTTGATCTCCCG ACCTATTCAAATCCACTTCAAGACAATCCCGCATACTCTGCGGTCAA ACAGTATTTTGTGAATGACGACGATGCCGTGGTACAAAAG GTTGTGGTTCATAAGAATGATCCAAAAGGTATGCACTTCCGACGAGCCGGGTCTCGGCAAAAG GTGTTCTTTGAGTCGGATGAGGTGCATGCTTGCATTGTGACTTGTGGAGGTTTGTGCCCTGGACTAAACACGGTCATACGAGAAGTAGTGTGTGGACTATACGACATGTATGGTGTTCGCAAAGTTCTTGGAATCGTG GGTGGATATAAAGGCTTCTACTCGAGCAACACCATTAACTTGACACCGAAGAGTGTCAATGACATCCACAAAAAAGGAGGTACTATCCTTGGCACATCGAGAGGTGGTCATGATACATCAAAGATAGTAAATAGTATCGAAGATCGCGGAATCAATCAG GTTTACATAATAGGAGGCGATGGAACTCAAAGAGGAGCTGCACTTATCTATGAG gaaattcaaaaacgCGGCCTGAAAGTTGCGGTAGCTGGCATCCCCAAGACTATCGACAATGACATTGCG GTTATCGACAAGTCGTTTGGTTTTGACACTGCTGTCGAAGAGGCTCAACGAGCAATAAATGCCGCTCATGTGGAAGCTGAAAGTGTCGAAAATGGTATTGGCCTTGTGAAGCTTATGGGTCGCTATAGTG GGTTCATCGCTATGTATGCTACACTCGCAAGTAGAGATGTG GATTGTTGCTTGATTCCGGAATCATCGTTCCACTTGGAAGGTAAGGGCCAACTACTAGAGTTCATCGAGAAACGGCTCAAAGAGAACGGGCACATGGTCATTGTCGTCGCAGAGGGTGCAGGACAAGAACTGATCGCGGAGAGCATGCGATCCATCAGCCACAAAGATGCCTCCGGCAACAAGCTACTTCTCGACATTGGACTCTGGCTGTCGCACAAGATAAAG GCTCACTTTAACAAAACGAAGGCGTCGATAAACCTCAAATACATAG ATCCAACTTACATGATTCGAGCAGTACCGAGCAATGCGTCGGACAATGTTTACTGCACTTTGCTGGCTCATAGTGCTGTTCATGGAGCCATGGCGGGCTACACTGGATTCACCACTGGACCTGTCAATGGAAGACATGCTTACATACCTTTCCAT AGGATTACGGAGATGCCAAACAAGGTGGTGATAACCGATCGAATTTGGGCGAGGCTGTTGTCTTCCACGAATCAACCCAGTTTTCTTAGCTCCACTGATGTTGAGGCGAAGAGGGACGAGGACGAACCGCCGACGACGCAGCTGCTGGACGACGGCAAGGATCGCTGCTCGACACCACCTCCTAATGCCACACCCTGA